The Pseudorasbora parva isolate DD20220531a chromosome 21, ASM2467924v1, whole genome shotgun sequence sequence atatatatataatatatatatatatatatatatataaaatatgtttcagttggtgtgcaatgaatctaaaataagaaagtttaatttttatcattacattatggaaaataacgaactttatcattttatataaactttatattaaaaatttgcatattgtgataaagttcattattttccatagtgtaatgataaaaattaaactttcttattttagattcattgcacaccaactgaaatatttcaggtcttttattgttttaatactgatgattttggcatacagctcatgaaaacctaaaattcctatctcaaaaaattaacacaacataaaaaggttctctaaacgaactattaacctaatcatctgaatcaactaattaactctaaacacctgcaaaagattcctgaggcttttaaaaactcccagcctggttcattactcaaaaccacaatcatgggtaagactgccgacccaaccctgtccagaaggtcatcattgacaccctcaagtgagagggtaagacacagaaagaaatttctgaacgaataggctgttcccagagtgctgtattaaggcacctcagtgggaagtctgtgggaaagaaaaagtgtggcaaaaaacgctgcacaacgagaagagatgaccggaccctgaggaagattgtggagaaggaccgattccagaccttgggggaactgcggaagcagtggactgagtctggagtagaaacatccagagccaccgtaaACACGCGTGTGCAAGAAATGGGCCACAAGtgctgcattccccaggtctagccacttttgggctacagagaagcagcactggactgttgctcagtggtccaaagtacttttttcagatgaaagcaaattttgcatgtcattcggaaatcaaggtgccagagtctggaggaaggaaataccaaaatgcctgaagtccagtgtcaagtacccacagtcagtgatggtctggggtgccatgtcagctgctggtgttggtccactgtgttttatcaagggcagggtcaatgcagctagctatcaggagattttggagcacttcatgcttccatctgctgaaaagctttatggagatgaagatttcgtttttcagcacgacctggcacctggtcacagtgccaaaaccactggtaaatggtttactggcCATGGTATTACTTTGCTCAATTgccctgccaactctcctgacctgaaccccatagagaatctgtgggatattgtaaagagaaagttgagagacgcaagacccaacactctggatgagcttaaggccgctatcgaagcatcctgggcctccataacacctcagcagtgccacaggctgatcgcctccatgccacgccgcattgaagcagtcatttctgcaaaaggattcccgaccaagtattgagtgcataactgaacataattatttgaaggttgactttttttgtattaaaaacacttttcttttattggtctttTATtgaggttttcatgagctgtatgccaaaatcatcagtattaaaacaataaaagacctgaaatatttcagttgatgtgcaatgaatctaaaatatatgaaagattaatttttatcattacattatggaaaataattaactttatcacaatatgctaactttttgagaaggacctgtatgtatgtatgtatgtatgtatgtatgtgtgtgtgtgtatatatatatatatatatatatatatatatatatatatatatatatatatatatatatatatatacggtatgtggcttatttaaggtcaaaaattgtccagatacagttttacaggtccatttacaaccctagaaattgtccctaggatgtaatgctctgtttttgccttatttggaagagtcatgaatattaatgttgagctctgctctgattggcttatttcagcagctcacagcagttcagctcttgagtcctgaccatcctgacagaacccagactgactgaatgacactttaaacaGAACATCTCatatggagattgataaaatgcagcttacttgtttatttggtgttttcagatcatccgcgcgcaaGAAAGAGCTTGCGTTTGTGCGGTGTCagatttaattaattttcagtaattaaatccacCAAACTGCTtttctgtggaaaaaaaaaacctgtatactctatggtgttttacctaaacatatccaatctggcaaccatatgcacgcgcgCTCTCTCTCGCGTGTCGCCGataatctgaaaacaccaataaacaagtaatctgcatttcagcaatctccattgactatcgttttaacttatatggtggaaaaggtgatgtttgctagaaggatcgagtgaacggtatctacggttgtattttgtaatacaaaataatattaacctttgtcattagacacactatttagttttgtatggtacttggtgtttactattgttactgtactagaattttgcgtcatctagacaatgctgtctctctaagaaactttaaattttatcacaaattgtttaaacacctagtcaataagtggataaatgaCTTACTGTCTAcaggaatatagttgtaatttcccctttcttcagtttaagacgctgagtgaagcttgcttgaaatgggccgaacaaacgaacgatttgttgtggtatccgattataataaacctcaaccatgtgtcatgagagcAGTTTTTGCTATCTTCGAGAGTCTTGTTTACCATTAATAGAGTCGGCTTGTTtggcttgcgtcacggttgggtttatgttgagaagcacttttttttccatggagtttttgatttacgagatttacataagaagtaggaggcaatgatgtttgagactcacagtatgtgatgtccatgtactgaactcttattatttcactatggcaaggttaattcaatttttcaggTGGTGGTAAATGTTTAATGAGCAAGTAATTGAGTCATTTATTCATTAGCTTAATTCAAACAGCTGATTTATTCAGGAATTAAGTAAATGGCCTTATGAATGGGCCTTTTAATCATTGGTACACCTAATTGATTCTCTCAAAACACGGATTCATTCAGAAATGATACACCACTGTGTGTTGCTCGGAGACACACAACAGTTCTGGCTTTACAGGTAATGTTTTTAGTGGCAAAATTTAGCAAAAAGAGAGTATTGGGCCTCAATCATTAAACTTTTGCAAATATATGAGTAAATAATAGACCTTCCCGAAAAACACTTTGTAACGGTCATCAGAGGAAttatttaatactttaattatttaataattaatacttGTTTTAAAACATTCACTAATGCacaatgttctttgtaaaaaaaaaaaagagtgtttatTTAAATCCCACTAATCCAAGAAAGGATTATTTATAAAACTGACAAAAGTGTTTTCAACCAATATGCAACAGATCACTGTAACTCACTGAAGGTGGTGTGGAGCATTCTTGTGAAATGACTCGACTCTGGTCTGTCTGAGAGCCTGCAGTCATACTGATCAGATCAGGCACTGCGACCCCTGCTAAAATACCCAAAAGCTCAGCCCGCAACACTCCACAGTCACTGGACAAAGacctaaacaaacaaaaaagacaaCAGGATACAGGAATCAAAATAGAACCATTGTTGTTGGTTTGGTCATATATGTTGTACAATCATGTCTTCAGACTTTAAGTGGTTAAAAAATTATGATGTAGTAAATTGGTGTAATACCTGAAGTTGCAGCCAGTCAcagtgttttgtttaaaaagaaCAGGGGGCCGATTACCGAGATCTGCAGAGCAGCCTCCATCCTCAGACAGCCCCAAAACTGTCAACTTTCACAAATGTCAAAGAATTTACATATTCATTGCATGCAGAGATGCATCAAATCCACTCCTAAAGGTCAGTACTATACAGGAGGTATAAATATTTGCTCTGACAATATCTCTTAACAAAATCAAGCAATGAAACAtggcataaaaaaaaattggtcacAATTTGGTTTGCATTAGTTAGATTAATGGATAAAAATGTAGTCACCATTTACTTACTGTGGTGCTATTTTAATGCTGTATATCTGTCTTTCTTTCTCCGCTTGTGCTCTTCCAtgtaatggcagtgaatagcgACCAGCATcaaggtgtttttttgttttttaaagacacAATATTATCCCAGAATGATCCCATGCGACACGACTTCATGAGACTTTATTAGAGCCACATTTTACTCTGACTCACCCAGAAAAAGCACCCAAGTTATGAGAAATCAAGATTAATAAAAACAGGACACAAAATACAACCCACGTACTTTCTTCTCTGAGGTGAAcatatttgttgtttttgtctgtctgcgCATTACTTTATCGTTGTACAAATGCACACAATGCCATCATGGTTtgagccagtcagtgatgctccatccgacATACTAGCATAAGACTAACTTAAAGTAATTTTAATACTTGTCTTGTATAAAAGCTACAAAGCCCTTTACAAAGCGCTGTCACTTTTAGGCCGAATGCAgagatccaatacactgatacacatctgatattctcccaaatGTTTACGCATTATCAACTTtgtcaactttgtttatgtgattacttgccaaaatgaacattttgactttcatcttcttccattttgttaTTAACTATAAATCAATGTTCAAACAATACAGGGACATTTTTGAACTTCACATGACCCTACAAGAGTGGTTCGTGAAAGGCTTTTTGCAAAAActcaaacacattttaaagaaaaaagaaatcatccactgactttcaaagccgctacagaaacgacttttgactttgaggaccttgatagaaatgtagtggagtaaaaagtacgatatttgtctttcaaatgtagtgaacttacagtcataagtttccagaaaaaattatatttaagtaCAGAACAGATActaaaaaagtgtacttaagtacagtaaaGTAAATGCACGTAGTTATTGTACACCTCTGTTTAGAAGTTTTTATTCATCTTGATTTCTCACTTTTCCGATTTGGAGTGAACTAAAGCGCTAATAGTCTCATGAAAGCGCAGTCGTGCACAGAAGACCAAAGGCCAAGGTCTGGATTTTtgcaaaataatacattaaatttTGGTTCATTTTACACCAAACCCTATAGTATACCCCCCAATCACTAGAAATATATGCCACACATGGGATCATTCTGTGATACTTTtgtctttaaaataataataataataataattatggtCTATTATTAAGACTATTAATCTTACATTCACAAGCTTTAGGAATGTTATAAATATgaaattaatttacaataaaatcattattgtaatggtaattggATATAAAATTGTGAAATCAATCAATGCCACAAATAGGTCACCAATATGAGCAAAAATAAGGTCACCttcaaaacaaccaaaaactaTGCATCAGCAGCTAATGGTGGAGAGCATCCAGGTAGACACTGTAAAGTTAGTTATGCCTTCTGATGACTAGCTAACTAATGCAGAAACATGATGAGTTGGATACCTTATCAGAAGATGAGCTGACATAATTtctctgtcattcattcacCAACAAACTAGGCACACCATGCCAATGAATGTTTGCTATGCATACATAATCAaactttttatttgatttaaccTCAGAATAATTAGTAGTGTACACTGATACAAGAACAAAGTCACAGTGAAGTATAAAGGATACAAGTTGTGATTTTTCACCAAACCAACCAACTAGTGGTGATTCAGGTTTCAGCCCCTCTGGAGGTGATGGAGGTGTGGGTGAGGCCATGGGTTGAGTGAGTGTGGCCAACTGGTATTCAGACAACAggtgtttaaaatgttatcTTCTGGGTGAAAAAAGACTTCTTTTTGGTGGCACATGCCAGACTTCTCCAGTCATTTAGTCTGCATAAACACTTTTCCAATTTACTAGAAGCTTGCATTCTGACCTTCCTCCCATATCTGCTCAGATATATGTCATAATAAGCCAgattatttcttattttgttaaaagtttttttttaaatattttatttagcacTGCCTTTCAGAATCTAAAGAAGATATTTCTCTAGAATACAAAATAATACAGAATCCTTCTTGAGCATCAACATTTTCATCAATGAGTCTCTCACTTGCTTTTAGAGTGAAAAGATGGACCTCAAAATGATacataatttttaaaatatccAGAAGATGCTGCAAAAACAATGAATGTTGTAGGACCTGgaagatttttctgaagaacagtgggcagtttaactgcttAGTAAAAACAGGGACTCACAACtatcataaaacataaaaacagtAATCGATTATCCAGGTAATGTATTAAGGTATTAAGattataaacatttttgaaaggggtaattttacaaaataaaaacagcatTCAATTTTTATGagaactattattattattattattattattactattattttaaattaacattttcagATTCTGCAGCGTATATCTAAAATGACCACAACTGTATAGAGATAAAGTTACCTGGAATATAACCACATGTTTTTGCAGTAGTTTTCTGCCTATAGTTGTGTTCAGCAGTTCTGTGTTTAGTGTAGCTTTTGCAATCTCTCCTTTGCTTGAGTACTCTATCACATACTCCACCTATGAGAACAACAAAAGACTTCACTTGTGTACATTCTTACTATAATGTGCATCCCTTCAAATCTCTACACTGACCTTTGATACCACATTCAGACACAAGCCGTTTTGTTCAAGCGGTTCAGGCCAGTCTCTCGCAGTAGAAATTGGGACCTACGACAATGCAACATCCTGAGGTCAAAAAGCGTAAGTAAATCACTacagaaaattaaaataatgtgatgCAACTCACAACAAACTCTGGACTGTTCTCCACCTGGGCCCTGGGAACCTAAAAGACAAAAGCtaaataattaatatgcatAAAATAGGCATCCATGGATGTCTGTTTTCAAGGAATACACAATCAACCACcattaaaacaattattaataaataataaatctaaAATTACTAAAAGGAATCAATTAATCGTTAATTAATACTGCAAAATGCCTGTTGAGAAGACTAAATAatggaaaattaaaaaatgtgcacaatattaaaatataaaattaaaaactttaaactatatatttaaaataaatagtcaaGAAAGAGCAATAGCCAAAGTGAAAACAATACTCTCAGCCAGGGACCTGGAAAAAGTAGTCCgtgcatatatatttttcccCGTTTAGACTACTGTAGTGCTCTTTATGTTGTGACATGTCAAACACACATTGCACGCTTACAGCTTGTACAAAATGCTGCTGCAAGATTGTTGATGAATGGTGCAAATAAGacttagcagtgttttatgtaacttcaaagggtttcctgtaaaatgacaccaacattttgaacttagagcactgtatgtgtgtatgggaggcttttcacaatacgggaagcgctggcccaatcagaactcgttacaggttactgaaggagggacttcatagaacaaggaaatcatcaggccgtttttaggacagaggaaacagtaTCAACATCAATTTGATCATTCTAACGTCATGTGACAACTAGAGTTTCAGTCTGGAAATATTTAActctatttaatatttaatatttaactgAATGAAGAAAGTTCAACTATTTTTTGGGAGTTTTTATTAATCTTGATTTCTCACAATCtgggaaaataataatacagtgggcctcatttataaaatgGGTATGAACTGATTAGAttttagagtgtgtgtttgcTAAAATCTACACCAAAAATTTATACAAATAGTCTTTGACGTGGAAAAGTTCTTAGAACTATGTCAGGATCTAAGCAGACATGTACACTTTTCCTTGTGGCGGAGTCCTGCAGGTATTCTTACTGCTCACGATTTTCAAGTAAAGGAATTTGAATGTTGACTGGTGCTCTTTTATATACTAATGACATTAATTTTCAATGGAGATCTGAATCTGAAACCATTCAGAAAGATCTTTACTTAGATCTTGAAAATATTTTACTTAGATGTGGAAATGCATTACAGGATTGCCCTTATCTGCAAAAGATACATACAGTACTGCCATAATATTTTAGAAGGCAGCATAATTGAAGGTACACTACGctactttttttcttcaaaatttaCATAATGAGTGAGTACATCATGAATCCATCTTCCAATCTGTGCTTTTGTATTATCCTGAATCACTACGGTACACCTATACATGCTTATATTCAGATTATTTAAGACTGAGCAGGACGCCAATCGCTGTGGAGTAGCCCAGTACTGTGTGACTCCTCATACATTAACAGAGAGAAGTAGGTCCGgctacaatgttcttccgcaagatgcatgcaATTTTGTTTATTCACAGCTAGAGGgccaaaagttacatagtgtacttTTAATATACTACAGTTTGGAACAGCCTATCCATTGGGATGCTGTCTATTCAGACAACTCTCTACGTTTGGAAGAGTTTTTAGTCTCACCCTCAGTAGTCTGAAGCCAGTGTAGTAAGTGAGAGCATTTAAACTCCTGTCACCCGCACAAGAGCGTGCTGTCACAGCACGAGAGCAAGATAGAGAGCTTGAACGCAAGAACCCTGGAAAAGAAACCATAAATCAGTATACATATATTCATATTATTTAGAGCAAAATCCAGGTCAagttttaacacattttttccATACTTGCATGATTGTGGTTGATGCAGGCAGATGATGCCGGACCTGGTGATGGCTGTTTAAGTGTGCTTACTATAGATGTACGGTCATAATAGGTCAGAATGATGTCATCAACCTGTGACAACATCCAGCAGTGCTACTGTTTATACTTTTCATACGCATTGCCTATGTAACTTAACAGTAGTGTTTAAGTACAAGCTACAAGATGCTAATTAAAAGCTAGATGCAACATGTGATTGCAGTTTACCTTGTAAAACTTGTTTTTTGGACTGTTGAAGGCTGTAAGCTCTCTCCGTAAGAGGGGATAGAGGAACTTGGACTGATAAGGAGCAGAGGAAGTCTGAACAGCAGACTGTTTTTCTAAGCACAGAGAAAAGAAATTCAAGCAtaagcaaatacatttttttgaaataacATTTATGTGTGAAAATGGGGTAGGAATGTGTTAGGAATAGAATacttacttattttatttatatttaatattatagttattttaaatattttaaatattagttTGATTTATGCAGTGATTAACATTCTAAACATTTCAATGTGATTTTGTTTTTCCAAAAGAAACAAATGAGAACAATGAAACAAGAAAAGAGAACAAGAAAATGCaataatgaaaacaaaaatgcaTTGTGCAATACAGCACTGTATACTTTTTTGTATACTGCAcatttagctagtgtgtaatgttgctgtttgagcataaacgaCATCTGCAACAACAAGTTACAAcattcaaagtttaaagcaaagggagattttgctttgaaaaaaaaaatcaatttgtaaggactacagcaaatgGCCAGTAGGGACTACAGACATTCCTCCAGGGTTGCTGAGATCACCAgctccaatatttacataaacccctcctccgagaatattaaataaagGAGGCGAGgccatttttatttctgtggagAAGCCGGACTGCCTGAGACACACTAAGcttttctgttgcgtgtcagctaCGTGGTGTTTTCTATGCcttttgcacaccagaagcgtgtctgacgcggcgctgctgctgctagcTGACGTACAGGGAAGGCCTATACTTCATGTATACTTTATGATAAACATAAATACAGCCTACTGATACAGAAAAGACAACGTCTGCAGTAATGACCATACTATGACATTGATGGCAAAATAGGCtgcagaatattttgttctgtattgatgatgtgcaatatttgaaaatcgataattattattatttaaatcacagttatatctgcatttatgtcaaaacctaaagactttcaaacatcaaaatgtaatttattaatatgtattcgtgtcaaaatgacatctAATCATCTTATCTTATTATATTTTGCATGGAAACACTTCCAACACGCTTGCGTGTCGTGTGAAAAATAGGTGTTggttctatttctagcatgcatgTGTTTTTGCCATTTATCACattcatattctgggctcatctgTTTGCCTGCATGAAGTATGCATCATCAATAAGGTCTTTCAATGTACATTAGGGCACACCAAGCAGTCCCACTGTTTTTAGTGATTCAAATATTGCTGCGGGTGCTGTATATGGATCATAAGTGCCCAAATCGTGCAGTTTGTTCACAtatctttttcttcttttaagaGATTATCTAAATATTCATtgtttaaaacatgaaaaatgtaCGTCAGTGCAGCGGTTTTGCCTTTTAGGTCTCTGTGCCACTGATCCGATGTGGATATGTTAGTACAAGTTGTGCATTCAATTAGAATTACAACTCTTTGGGAGGGTTTCACCTATTAGGATCGACAGTCACATTCTGCTGGCTCAATGCGcttgaattttaattttatttaatttattaatttaatttttaataaacacCTCTGAGTCCTGACAAAACACCCACACACAGAATGTCTATCTTTGTTCAATCAGccacatattttaattttaaataagtattttatttttataattaaatttaaagttaTTCTCTGGGATTTAAATCTGAGTTAAAAGTTATGGAGCAACAGGATTAAAGTTAATCtatcttaaatataaatgaagTAATGTAAGGAAGTAATGGACTGGAGTGCAATGAGGTGTACAGTAATGCATGGTGATTTACCGTCTTCTCTCCGAACACAAAAGAGGTTTTCAGTGAGAGTAACCAGTGCTGGatccatttgtgttctgaaaattAGCCAGCTCTCAACACAGACGGCAGACCTTTATGTGACAAAgacagatgcattttaaagCACATTCAAAAGTTAAAGAACACATTTAATAACAGACAGCCATTACCCTGCATCCCTGCCACAGCTGTTAAACACAGAGCTAAGGTTCAGGAGACCACAGTCTATGACATCACAGCAGCATCCAATGTCACAGAAGTCAGGTGTGACATCACACAGGCAGCCTGCGGGAGCGAGACGACACACATAGAATTTACCAGTGTGATGAGGGTGGAATAGCTCAATagttatacaatatatttttaaatatacttatttTAAACTTGTAACATTTTCaaagtatatttaaaagcaGGGGAGAGCAGGTATGGGTGTAATAGAACTTATTTCAGTATATGCCCATGCTCTCTGAGACACATGCAGCTGCTACTCATAGTGTGCAAGTACTGAACTGTGTGGTTTTTCCCACCTAATTGTGCGTTGTAATGTTTAAATACAC is a genomic window containing:
- the LOC137055607 gene encoding tectonic-3-like, translated to MSKGVFCRVLQLVLILIVFPQASCQNTTHHSTDSINSSVSPSPAALNATLTDGSAVFPTGATKEPIISSAVTDSQSTIQSITDPTPLRTDLSSYPFTFTENAPNLSQPTTEATNDLRTEINSSYSKNSTDPSATAIPKDTFKDGSAVQPTNATTETITSPLGCLCDVTPDFCDIGCCCDVIDCGLLNLSSVFNSCGRDAGSAVCVESWLIFRTQMDPALVTLTENLFCVRREDEKQSAVQTSSAPYQSKFLYPLLRRELTAFNSPKNKFYKVDDIILTYYDRTSIVSTLKQPSPGPASSACINHNHARFLRSSSLSCSRAVTARSCAGDRSLNALTYYTGFRLLRVPRAQVENSPEFVVPISTARDWPEPLEQNGLCLNVVSKVEYVIEYSSKGEIAKATLNTELLNTTIGRKLLQKHVVIFQLATLTQPMASPTPPSPPEGLKPESPLVGWFGEKSQLLTVLGLSEDGGCSADLGNRPPVLFKQNTVTGCNFRSLSSDCGVLRAELLGILAGVAVPDLISMTAGSQTDQSRVISQECSTPPSESCETGCLLPVSLSLRVLWAQRGFRALTQNHILGAKFIFGCQRLKCPLRSSVPLTTEVMFSDATVYPEAPAGERQSEWKFPFAFFSRGFGELDQE